From the genome of Ictalurus furcatus strain D&B chromosome 4, Billie_1.0, whole genome shotgun sequence, one region includes:
- the LOC128606235 gene encoding ATP-sensitive inward rectifier potassium channel 1-like has product MKCYLRQMLRNYRAKRRLCQKRLVTKDGHCNIEYGNVRYSNFFAYVLDFWTTFVEIRWRFVFVFFVASFTLSWFIFGLLWYWIARNNGDLAWQNPSANHKVCVRNLFGLTTAFLFSMETQTTVGFGGRDITPYCPSAIVLIVIQILVGAIINCFWCGVVMTKISLPKKRVKTIAFSEMAVICPNRGVLCLQIRVANLRKSLMIGSQIYGKLLRTTVTPEGQTIILNHVNVDFFVDVGKDNLFFVCPLTLYHVIDKASPFFEMSMETLNQQEFELVVFLDGTAESTSSSCQVRTSYLPQEIMWGYKFLPIISCRKEGRYHVDFSNFARVEPTMTASSARCINHDNHHYHCSTNGFDNHGFVVIDIDNPINIKM; this is encoded by the coding sequence ATGAAGTGCTACCTAAGACAGATGCTCAGAAACTACCGGGCCAAACGCAGACTTTGTCAAAAACGCTTGGTGACCAAGGATGGCCACTGTAACATTGAATATGGCAATGTGAGGTACAGCAACTTTTTTGCCTATGTGCTAGACTTCTGGACCACCTTTGTGGAGATCCGTTGgcggtttgtttttgtcttctttgTGGCCTCATTCACTCTCAGCTGGTTCATTTTCGGACTCCTATGGTATTGGATTGCCCGCAACAATGGAGATTTAGCATGGCAAAATCCATCAGCTAACCACAAAGTATGTGTACGTAATCTCTTTGGACTGACCACTGCCTTCCTCTTCTCCATGGAAACACAGACAACTGTGGGGTTTGGGGGGCGAGATATCACCCCATACTGCCCTAGTGCTATTGTTCTCATCGTTATCCAGATTCTTGTGGGTGCAATCATTAACTGTTTCTGGTGTGGAGTGGTCATGACCAAAATTTCTCTGCCCAAGAAAAGGGTCAAGACCATAGCATTTAGTGAGATGGCAGTTATCTGTCCAAACAGAGGAGTTCTCTGTTTGCAGATAAGAGTGGCTAACTTGCGTAAATCTTTGATGATTGGCAGCCAGATCTACGGAAAGCTGCTTAGAACTACGGTAACTCCTGAAGGTCAAACCATCATCCTGAACCATGTCAATGTTGACTTCTTTGTAGATGTTGGAAAAGATAACCTGTTTTTTGTATGTCCCTTGACCTTATATCATGTTATTGACAAGGCAAGTCCATTCTTTGAGATGTCAATGGAGACTTTAAATCAACAGGAGTTTGAGCTGGTGGTATTTCTGGATGGAACGGCTGAGTCCACCAGCTCTTCTTGCCAGGTCAGGACTTCTTACCTACCTCAGGAAATTATGTGGGGCTACAAGTTTCTGCCCATCATCTCCTGCAGAAAGGAGGGAAGGTATCATGTGGACTTTTCCAATTTTGCCAGAGTGGAGCCAACAATGACTGCCAGCTCAGCCAGATGCATCAATCATGATAACCATCATTATCACTGCTCCACTAATGGCTTTGATAATCATGGCTTTGTGGTCATTGACATTGACAATCCTATCAATattaaaatgtga